GGGAGAGCGCACATGAGCGAGCAACGATTTCGTTCAGGCAAACACCCTATCTGAATAACGGCCCCGCGCCCACGGTTTTGGAGGCGCCCTCTTGGATGTGAGATTCCGCTTCGCCCAACAGGGTATGGCCGATGATCCAGTCGATCCAACTGCCGTCGAGGCCACCGCTGTCCAGCTTGGGCAATCGAGCCCCTGCGGTTCGGGCGGCATGAGCTAGCGCCAGCCGGGCTTCAGCCCGTTGGTGCAACTCCCAGCGCGCCATCGCGAGGACTGCATAGGTCTCCACGTCACGAACTGGATTCCGATCGGGATGGGCGAGGACCCTGTTCATCCAGTTCTGGGCGCTGGCAAAGCGTCCAAGACGATACTCGGCCAGTCCTTTGCAGAGGAGGCCGTATGGATGGCCGCTAGTCATGGCTATGTCCGCCATCTGGCGGACCGAACTCAAGTCCACGCCAGAGGAGGGCAGGATCAGGCAGTCCTTGGCCATGCGATCAGCAATCGAGGGGTCCGTTGCGTTGGCGAAGCGAACCAGGATGCCGGCGCAGAGTTGGCGGTAGCTTGCCAGGTCACCTTCGGCTACCAGCACCGGGGCCAGCGCGTGATAGAACTCAGAGTTTTGGGGGTCAAGTTCGACGGCCCGCCTCAGGTCGATCGCCGCCCGCTGCCACTGGCCCCGGCGCGCAAAGAAGCTGCCTCGGACGGTGAAGATTTTAGCCTCGTTGGGGTACAGCTTGACGGCGGGAGTCAATAGTTGAACCAGGACTTGCTCGTCCAGCTTGGCCTGGCGCAACGGCAACAAGATTCCAACCAGGTTATCAAGGGCCTGCTCGGATTGTTGAAGATTTCCGGACCAAAGCCCTTTGCCATGGAGGTCCAGGGCCTGGTCAATCGAGTCCTCGGCGCCGGCTTGATCACCTAGTTGCCACTGCTCGCGCCCCAGTTGGGCGAGGGCAACGGCAAGCGCGGGATGATTCGGGCTGAGTTCTCTGCGGGCGACCTGGACATTCTGCTGGGCCAAGTCTGCTGCTTCCTGCCAACGTCCAAGGTTCTCATTGTCCTCGATCAAGGAGGTTCGCAGTTCCATTTCGACACCCGCCTGGTTGGTGAAGCCCGAGGGCAGAAGCCGGGCGGCCTCGTCGAGAATGTGCCGCACTGCCTCTGCCCCGCCAAACGCGCCGCCCGGGTGAACGACGCTGAGCGCCCGCCGGAAAAAATCGGCGACTTGCAGATTCTTCCTGGCCTCGGCGTCGGCGAGTTGGCGGGCTTGCTTCTCCTTAAAATAAAGCCAGGTCGAAGCGGTCGCGCCAACGAGCAGTGCGGCGAGCACCGCGATGCTGGCGGTAAAGCCGAATTTATGACGGCGGAAGCTTTTCTGGAATTCGTAAAG
This Verrucomicrobiia bacterium DNA region includes the following protein-coding sequences:
- a CDS encoding serine/threonine-protein kinase yields the protein MAEGQRLKCSGCGAELAANATGGHCLACLLQLGLVPDELAPAEMLSTEEPFQRAGLGVGPDPAVHRIIGNYKLLQKIGEGGCGVVYMAEQEQPVRRRVALKVIKLGMDTRQVIARFEAERQALALMDHPNIAKVLEAGATGTGRPYFVMELVRGIRITDYCDQHQLDTTQRLQLFIQICHAIQHAHQKGIIHRDIKPSNILVTLHDEEPVPKVIDFGIAKATAGRLTDHTLFTAFEQFVGTPAYMSPEQAALTDLDIDTRSDIYSLGVLLYELLTGITPFDTKTLLAAGLDEMRRTIREKEPLRPSKVLETLGQLPTQPDPARASPRGPILNARPKSFSTDLDWIVMKCLEKDRARRYETANGLSRDIQRHLNCQPVVARPPSRLYEFQKSFRRHKFGFTASIAVLAALLVGATASTWLYFKEKQARQLADAEARKNLQVADFFRRALSVVHPGGAFGGAEAVRHILDEAARLLPSGFTNQAGVEMELRTSLIEDNENLGRWQEAADLAQQNVQVARRELSPNHPALAVALAQLGREQWQLGDQAGAEDSIDQALDLHGKGLWSGNLQQSEQALDNLVGILLPLRQAKLDEQVLVQLLTPAVKLYPNEAKIFTVRGSFFARRGQWQRAAIDLRRAVELDPQNSEFYHALAPVLVAEGDLASYRQLCAGILVRFANATDPSIADRMAKDCLILPSSGVDLSSVRQMADIAMTSGHPYGLLCKGLAEYRLGRFASAQNWMNRVLAHPDRNPVRDVETYAVLAMARWELHQRAEARLALAHAARTAGARLPKLDSGGLDGSWIDWIIGHTLLGEAESHIQEGASKTVGAGPLFR